A region of the Gallaecimonas mangrovi genome:
TTTGCCAAGCGCCTTGCCACATCTTTAATGTAGGGATTAAGGCCGCGGTTCTCGTGCACCACTAACACCGCTGGCAGTGGCTTTTCATCCGTTTGTACGGGCGCTGCCAAATAGCCTTGGCCTTCGCCATAGCCCTTTGGAGAATCAAATTTTAGGTAGTTCGCTTTAATGGCGGGGTCGTTAAAAGACACTTGCTCGGCATTGGCATAGTTGGGGAGCAGTGCCGAGGTTAAGGTTGCCAGGGAAAACCCCAGCGCCGCTAAGCCTGTCAAACGCTGTATAAAGGTGCGTCTGTCTATGAGGCCGTGGGCGTATTCGTCGTACCAGTCAAAGGCTTCTTGCGGGATGGGGCGCTGTTCCATGTCGCTCTCCGGAAAGGTGTCCATTTGTATATAAAAGACACTATGACCAATGGCGACAAAAGCAACAAGCTATCAGTTTGTTATTCGCGGCAAGGTGCGCCTTTTGAGGCACCTTGCCGCAGCCAGGGCTTAATCGGCTTGCTTACTGACTGTTTTAAAGCGGGCCAGGGTTTGCAGCAGCAAAGCCAGTTTACGGGTAAGGTTTTGCACGGCCTGATTAAAATCAGCACTTGCTTCCAGGGCGATTAGGTCTTGGCCAAGCTCTTCTACATAAGGCTTAAAGCGCACCGCTTCAGTATTAAAGCCGGAACCGGGTTTAAGCACCG
Encoded here:
- a CDS encoding prephenate dehydrogenase; protein product: MSTPQQQAVIGHLRDSIKTAYQQALDADTVLNGLASENLAQFESVLKPGSGFNTEAVRFKPYVEELGQDLIALEASADFNQAVQNLTRKLALLLQTLARFKTVSKQAD